The genomic region GAGGAACTGCACAAATTTCTGGGTCTCCTCATGTACACATCCTTGGTGACTCTGCCAAGTATCCAAGACTACTGGAAACAAAACCACATCCTGTCTGTGCCTTTTCCAGCTACTGTCATGCCAAGAGACAGATTCCGGACAATATCCTGGAACATCCACCTCAGTGATCCAGAGGAGGATGTCAAAAATGACCAGCTAAAGGGAACACAACAGCATGACAAACTGTACAGGGTCAGACCTCTCATGGATGAAATTCGGACTGCCTGCAAGGCTTATTACCATCCCAAAAAGGAACTGTCAGTGGATGAGAGGATGGTGGCTACAAAAGCAAAAACAGGCATGACTCAGTACATGAAGGACAAGCCAACCAAATGGGGCATCAAACTGTTTGTGTTGGCAGAGTCAAAAAATGGCTATACTCTGGACTTCAATGTGTATGTTgggaaagcacacacacccagcgtACATGGTCTGTCATATGATGCTGTGATGGACCTCATACATCCATCACATCTGGGCACAGGTTATCACATTTACATGGACAACTTTTATACCAGCCCAAAACTGTTCCTGTCATTGGCTGGCATGAAGTTTGGAGCCTGTGGAACCTACAGGAGCAACAGAAAAGGCTGTCCTACTGATAGACAAAATGCCCTCACCAACAAATCTCAGAGGGGGAGTGTCAGATGGATCAGAGAAGATCCCTTGGTCTTTGTAAAGTGGATGGATACACGGGAGGTGTCGATGTGCTCCACAATCCATCCAGCGTTTTCTGGCGAGGCTGTCAAGAGGAAGGTGAAGGAAGGAGGACACTGGTCGGTAAAAGACATTCCCTGCCCTACACCCATCATCGCTTACAACCAGCACATGGGAGGGGTTGACCTGTCAGACCAGCTTTTACAGTACTACTCCACCCACCGCAGAAATTCTCGCTGGTACCGTACACTGTTTTTACACTTTGTGGACATGGCAACAACCAATGCATATATACTGCACTGTGAAATCAGTGCAGCACAACAGGTCACACCCTTGACACACAAGCTCTTCCTGGCAGAACTTGTGGCCCAGCTGTGTGGAGTGAACCCAGCAGGTGTTCCCATTCAAAGGAGCAACGATCATGTTCCTGTTGCCATTTCCTTGCCTACAGAGGCCAAAGCCAAAGCTACACAAGGCCGCAGGAATTGCCAACAGTGCCATCAAGTGGACAACAAGAGGATGCTCACTCCATGGAAATGCAAGGCCTGTGATGTGCCCCTCTGTGTCATTTTGGACAGGAACTGTTTTGAGGAGTGGCACAAATAGGGTTAGGGATGGAATACAAGAAAAACGCATATGGCTATACCTGCTTTTTATTGTAAATAGTTGTTTATTGCTTGTATATATCACAATAGTACTTTTATATGTTCATATTTACACCTTATGGTTCAATTTGAACCTTTCCAAATGCTtggttgagcatgtgtgtgtgttttacagtaaAGAAACCATCATTTTTCTAAACGGACTTtgtgtttcttgtgtgtgtttgggttcagTATGTTGAAACAGTATGTCAAAGTAAAAAACTGAAATACAGATCTTATAGGTGAGGttgtgctgaaaaaaaagatacccATCATTtgtatggta from Hypomesus transpacificus isolate Combined female unplaced genomic scaffold, fHypTra1 scaffold_91, whole genome shotgun sequence harbors:
- the LOC124466318 gene encoding piggyBac transposable element-derived protein 4-like isoform X5, giving the protein MRRTLRVGQAIDLLFQSDEENVESSSSESGGDEFEDPDFVVENTSEDEQAGPSSTPAPTPTTSRRRSSPRLRVENLSEDEQAGTSTTPAPTPTTSRRRLSKSVRVENLSEDEQAGPSTTPAPTPTTSRGRSSQRGRGQTKSRSPAQSAAQSAAQPQQSSEPWRTESDPDTAPQVSRFMPRRTPGPQVDFHSTYTPKDLFLFYFAADTLRTLCRNTNKQATINQRKGSKYQWTDIDVEELHKFLGLLMYTSLVTLPSIQDYWKQNHILSVPFPATVMPRDRFRTISWNIHLSDPEEDVKNDQLKGTQQHDKLYRVRPLMDEIRTACKAYYHPKKELSVDERMVATKAKTGMTQYMKDKPTKWGIKLFVLAESKNGYTLDFNVYVGKAHTPSVHGLSYDAVMDLIHPSHLGTGYHIYMDNFYTSPKLFLSLAGMKFGACGTYRSNRKGCPTDRQNALTNKSQRGSVRWIREDPLVFVKWMDTREVSMCSTIHPAFSGEAVKRKVKEGGHWSVKDIPCPTPIIAYNQHMGGVDLSDQLLQYYSTHRRNSRWYRTLFLHFVDMATTNAYILHCEISAAQQVTPLTHKLFLAELVAQLCGVNPAGVPIQRSNDHVPVAISLPTEAKAKATQGRRNCQQCHQVDNKRMLTPWKCKACDVPLCVILDRNCFEEWHK
- the LOC124466318 gene encoding piggyBac transposable element-derived protein 4-like isoform X1; this translates as MRRTLRVGQAIDLLFQSDEENVESSSSESGGDEFEDPDFVVENTSEDEQAGPSSTPAPTPTTSRRRSSPRLRVENLSEDEQAGPSPTPTPTPTPTTSRRRSSPRLRVENLSEDEQAGPSPTPTPTPTPTTSRRRLSKRVRVENLSEDEQAGTSTTPAPTPTTSRRRLSKSVRVENLSEDEQAGPSTTPAPTPTTSRGRSSQRGRGQTKSRSPAQSAAQSAAQPQQSSEPWRTESDPDTAPQVSRFMPRRTPGPQVDFHSTYTPKDLFLFYFAADTLRTLCRNTNKQATINQRKGSKYQWTDIDVEELHKFLGLLMYTSLVTLPSIQDYWKQNHILSVPFPATVMPRDRFRTISWNIHLSDPEEDVKNDQLKGTQQHDKLYRVRPLMDEIRTACKAYYHPKKELSVDERMVATKAKTGMTQYMKDKPTKWGIKLFVLAESKNGYTLDFNVYVGKAHTPSVHGLSYDAVMDLIHPSHLGTGYHIYMDNFYTSPKLFLSLAGMKFGACGTYRSNRKGCPTDRQNALTNKSQRGSVRWIREDPLVFVKWMDTREVSMCSTIHPAFSGEAVKRKVKEGGHWSVKDIPCPTPIIAYNQHMGGVDLSDQLLQYYSTHRRNSRWYRTLFLHFVDMATTNAYILHCEISAAQQVTPLTHKLFLAELVAQLCGVNPAGVPIQRSNDHVPVAISLPTEAKAKATQGRRNCQQCHQVDNKRMLTPWKCKACDVPLCVILDRNCFEEWHK
- the LOC124466318 gene encoding piggyBac transposable element-derived protein 4-like isoform X4; its protein translation is MRRTLRVGQAIDLLFQSDEENVESSSSESGGDEFEDPDFVVENTSEDEQAGPSSTPAPTPTTSRRRSSPRLRVENLSEDEQAGPSPTPTPTPTPTTSRRRSSPRLRVENLSEDEQAGPSTTPAPTPTTSRGRSSQRGRGQTKSRSPAQSAAQSAAQPQQSSEPWRTESDPDTAPQVSRFMPRRTPGPQVDFHSTYTPKDLFLFYFAADTLRTLCRNTNKQATINQRKGSKYQWTDIDVEELHKFLGLLMYTSLVTLPSIQDYWKQNHILSVPFPATVMPRDRFRTISWNIHLSDPEEDVKNDQLKGTQQHDKLYRVRPLMDEIRTACKAYYHPKKELSVDERMVATKAKTGMTQYMKDKPTKWGIKLFVLAESKNGYTLDFNVYVGKAHTPSVHGLSYDAVMDLIHPSHLGTGYHIYMDNFYTSPKLFLSLAGMKFGACGTYRSNRKGCPTDRQNALTNKSQRGSVRWIREDPLVFVKWMDTREVSMCSTIHPAFSGEAVKRKVKEGGHWSVKDIPCPTPIIAYNQHMGGVDLSDQLLQYYSTHRRNSRWYRTLFLHFVDMATTNAYILHCEISAAQQVTPLTHKLFLAELVAQLCGVNPAGVPIQRSNDHVPVAISLPTEAKAKATQGRRNCQQCHQVDNKRMLTPWKCKACDVPLCVILDRNCFEEWHK
- the LOC124466318 gene encoding piggyBac transposable element-derived protein 4-like isoform X2, yielding MRRTLRVGQAIDLLFQSDEENVESSSSESGGDEFEDPDFVVENTSEDEQAGPSSTPAPTPTTSRRRSSPRLRVENLSEDEQAGPSPTPTPTPTPTTSRRRSSPRLRVENLSEDEQAGPSPTPTPTPTPTTSRRRLSKRVRVENLSEDEQAGPSTTPAPTPTTSRGRSSQRGRGQTKSRSPAQSAAQSAAQPQQSSEPWRTESDPDTAPQVSRFMPRRTPGPQVDFHSTYTPKDLFLFYFAADTLRTLCRNTNKQATINQRKGSKYQWTDIDVEELHKFLGLLMYTSLVTLPSIQDYWKQNHILSVPFPATVMPRDRFRTISWNIHLSDPEEDVKNDQLKGTQQHDKLYRVRPLMDEIRTACKAYYHPKKELSVDERMVATKAKTGMTQYMKDKPTKWGIKLFVLAESKNGYTLDFNVYVGKAHTPSVHGLSYDAVMDLIHPSHLGTGYHIYMDNFYTSPKLFLSLAGMKFGACGTYRSNRKGCPTDRQNALTNKSQRGSVRWIREDPLVFVKWMDTREVSMCSTIHPAFSGEAVKRKVKEGGHWSVKDIPCPTPIIAYNQHMGGVDLSDQLLQYYSTHRRNSRWYRTLFLHFVDMATTNAYILHCEISAAQQVTPLTHKLFLAELVAQLCGVNPAGVPIQRSNDHVPVAISLPTEAKAKATQGRRNCQQCHQVDNKRMLTPWKCKACDVPLCVILDRNCFEEWHK
- the LOC124466318 gene encoding piggyBac transposable element-derived protein 4-like isoform X6; its protein translation is MRRTLRVGQAIDLLFQSDEENVESSSSESGGDEFEDPDFVVENTSEDEQAGPSSTPAPTPTTSRRRSSPRLRVENLSEDEQAGPSTTPAPTPTTSRGRSSQRGRGQTKSRSPAQSAAQSAAQPQQSSEPWRTESDPDTAPQVSRFMPRRTPGPQVDFHSTYTPKDLFLFYFAADTLRTLCRNTNKQATINQRKGSKYQWTDIDVEELHKFLGLLMYTSLVTLPSIQDYWKQNHILSVPFPATVMPRDRFRTISWNIHLSDPEEDVKNDQLKGTQQHDKLYRVRPLMDEIRTACKAYYHPKKELSVDERMVATKAKTGMTQYMKDKPTKWGIKLFVLAESKNGYTLDFNVYVGKAHTPSVHGLSYDAVMDLIHPSHLGTGYHIYMDNFYTSPKLFLSLAGMKFGACGTYRSNRKGCPTDRQNALTNKSQRGSVRWIREDPLVFVKWMDTREVSMCSTIHPAFSGEAVKRKVKEGGHWSVKDIPCPTPIIAYNQHMGGVDLSDQLLQYYSTHRRNSRWYRTLFLHFVDMATTNAYILHCEISAAQQVTPLTHKLFLAELVAQLCGVNPAGVPIQRSNDHVPVAISLPTEAKAKATQGRRNCQQCHQVDNKRMLTPWKCKACDVPLCVILDRNCFEEWHK
- the LOC124466318 gene encoding piggyBac transposable element-derived protein 4-like isoform X3, with amino-acid sequence MRRTLRVGQAIDLLFQSDEENVESSSSESGGDEFEDPDFVVENTSEDEQAGPSSTPAPTPTTSRRRSSPRLRVENLSEDEQAGPSPTPTPTPTPTTSRRRSSPRLRVENLSEDEQAGTSTTPAPTPTTSRRRLSKSVRVENLSEDEQAGPSTTPAPTPTTSRGRSSQRGRGQTKSRSPAQSAAQSAAQPQQSSEPWRTESDPDTAPQVSRFMPRRTPGPQVDFHSTYTPKDLFLFYFAADTLRTLCRNTNKQATINQRKGSKYQWTDIDVEELHKFLGLLMYTSLVTLPSIQDYWKQNHILSVPFPATVMPRDRFRTISWNIHLSDPEEDVKNDQLKGTQQHDKLYRVRPLMDEIRTACKAYYHPKKELSVDERMVATKAKTGMTQYMKDKPTKWGIKLFVLAESKNGYTLDFNVYVGKAHTPSVHGLSYDAVMDLIHPSHLGTGYHIYMDNFYTSPKLFLSLAGMKFGACGTYRSNRKGCPTDRQNALTNKSQRGSVRWIREDPLVFVKWMDTREVSMCSTIHPAFSGEAVKRKVKEGGHWSVKDIPCPTPIIAYNQHMGGVDLSDQLLQYYSTHRRNSRWYRTLFLHFVDMATTNAYILHCEISAAQQVTPLTHKLFLAELVAQLCGVNPAGVPIQRSNDHVPVAISLPTEAKAKATQGRRNCQQCHQVDNKRMLTPWKCKACDVPLCVILDRNCFEEWHK